A stretch of the Lolium perenne isolate Kyuss_39 chromosome 3, Kyuss_2.0, whole genome shotgun sequence genome encodes the following:
- the LOC127342921 gene encoding alkylated DNA repair protein ALKBH6 homolog isoform X1: protein MEGHRTTQDVAADEEEILSPALSLRSPSDYAIGSIPTVLYVPDFISQAEQSQLLHHIYQAPAPKWKTLKNRRLQNWGGVVHEKGLLPQALPPWLTKITDKICQWTGLFPSAINHVLINEYHPNQGIMPHQDGPAYFPVVAIISLASPVVIDFTPHGKLRGHEDTYLQTVQSDELQESNGSYKVEDTKEADPASLSLLLMPSSLLIFKDQAYTDFLHGIQDNELHILDKVTNISQCPQFKNQNSYYRKGKADADSELTGTFQRTTTRVSLTCRLVLKVHNKLFKF from the exons ATGGAGGGGCATAGGACGACCCAAGATGTGGCGGCGGACGAGGAGGAGATTCTGTCGCCGGCGTTGTCCCTGAGGAGCCCCTCGGACTACGCCATCGGCTCCATCCCCACCGTTCTCTACGTCCCCGACTTCATCTCCCAGGCTGAGCAGTCCCAGCTCCTCCATCAT ATTTACCAGGCGCCGGCGCCCAAGTGGAAGACTCTGAAGAACCGGCGGCTGCAGAACTGGG GAGGAGTGGTGCACGAGAAGGGGCTACTGCCGCAGGCAT TACCTCCATGGCTGACAAAGATAACCGACAAAATCTGCCAGTGGACTGGTTTATTTCCTTCAGCAATCAATCATGTTCTGATTAATGAGTACCATCCTAATCAAGGGATCATG CCACACCAAGATGGTCCTGCCTATTTCCCTGTTGTTGCTATCATATCCCTTGCTTCGCCGGTTGTGATTGATTTCACACCCCATGGAAAGCTCAGAGGGCACGAAGATACATATCTCCAGACTGTACAATCCGATGAATTGCAGGAGAGTAATGGTTCCTATAAGGTTGAAGACACTAAAGAAGCTGATCCTGCTTCTTTGTCACTTCTACTAATGCCCTCCAGCCTGTTAATATTCAAAGATCAGGCTTATACAG ACTTTCTGCACGGTATACAAGATAATGAGCTACATATTCTAGACAAG GTTACAAATATCTCGCAGTGCCCACAATTCAAGAATCAAAACTCTTATTACAGAAAAGGTAAAGCAGATGCTGACTCTGAGCTAACTGGCACCTTCCAGCGGACGACGACAAGAGTCTCGTTGACGTGCCGGCTAGTGCTGAAAGTACACAATAAGCTATTCAAGTTCTAG
- the LOC127342921 gene encoding alkylated DNA repair protein ALKBH6 homolog isoform X2, translating to MEGHRTTQDVAADEEEILSPALSLRSPSDYAIGSIPTVLYVPDFISQAEQSQLLHHIYQAPAPKWKTLKNRRLQNWGGVVHEKGLLPQALPPWLTKITDKICQWTGLFPSAINHVLINEYHPNQGIMPHQDGPAYFPVVAIISLASPVVIDFTPHGKLRGHEDTYLQTVQSDELQESNGSYKVEDTKEADPASLSLLLMPSSLLIFKDQAYTGYKYLAVPTIQESKLLLQKR from the exons ATGGAGGGGCATAGGACGACCCAAGATGTGGCGGCGGACGAGGAGGAGATTCTGTCGCCGGCGTTGTCCCTGAGGAGCCCCTCGGACTACGCCATCGGCTCCATCCCCACCGTTCTCTACGTCCCCGACTTCATCTCCCAGGCTGAGCAGTCCCAGCTCCTCCATCAT ATTTACCAGGCGCCGGCGCCCAAGTGGAAGACTCTGAAGAACCGGCGGCTGCAGAACTGGG GAGGAGTGGTGCACGAGAAGGGGCTACTGCCGCAGGCAT TACCTCCATGGCTGACAAAGATAACCGACAAAATCTGCCAGTGGACTGGTTTATTTCCTTCAGCAATCAATCATGTTCTGATTAATGAGTACCATCCTAATCAAGGGATCATG CCACACCAAGATGGTCCTGCCTATTTCCCTGTTGTTGCTATCATATCCCTTGCTTCGCCGGTTGTGATTGATTTCACACCCCATGGAAAGCTCAGAGGGCACGAAGATACATATCTCCAGACTGTACAATCCGATGAATTGCAGGAGAGTAATGGTTCCTATAAGGTTGAAGACACTAAAGAAGCTGATCCTGCTTCTTTGTCACTTCTACTAATGCCCTCCAGCCTGTTAATATTCAAAGATCAGGCTTATACAG GTTACAAATATCTCGCAGTGCCCACAATTCAAGAATCAAAACTCTTATTACAGAAAAGGTAA
- the LOC127342920 gene encoding adenylate-forming reductase 06235-like, with translation MDEQGPAVKPIAIKFSSCRGVAFEIKPSPASPFALDANPGRWVWFPPPFNRQHTSTTFRSAHSRATSSHFCDLDEETDDDDTDDDESVAADEDEEMALASDVRSCRSRRSLASSAKPVRAAAKGHSQLGVILLDQGLFTVYKRLFVLCVALNAAGLATAATGHFPYAKRHAALFAMGNILALTLCRSEAVLRGVFWLAVALLGRPWVPVVIKTGVTAILQSVGGVHSGCGVSSLAWLVYALVQALEDRPVTPREIVGVASAILALLALSCMAAFPLVRHLHHNVFERTHRFAGWVALALLWAFVVLSAGYDPTNRSYSGLSFASLAKRQELWLAAVITFFTFLPWLTVRRVPVTVTAPSTHASIITFQGGVKAGLLGRISRSPLSEWHAFGIISDDGEAHAMLAGAVGDFTRGLVSDPPSHLWVRRVHFAGLPYLISMYRRVTMVATGSGICVFMSFLLQPSSAEVSLVWVAKEIDANYGEGMSAMVMSNKILGGRVVVHDTATMGRPNVAELAVGAARRWNAEVVIVTSNPEGSRDVVSGCKKAGISAFGPIWDS, from the coding sequence ATGGACGAGCAAGGCCCAGCGGTAAAGCCCATCGCGATCAAGTTCTCGAGCTGCCGAGGCGTTGCCTTTGAGATCAAGCCCTCACCGGCCAGCCCCTTCGCTCTAGACGCCAACCCCGGCCGATGGGTCTGGTTCCCTCCGCCGTTCAACCGCCAACACACCTCCACGACCTTCCGTTCGGCGCACAGCCGTGCAACAAGCAGCCACTTCTGCGACCTAGACGAGGAAACGGACGATGACGACACGGACGACGACGAGTCCGTTGCagccgacgaggacgaggagatggCCCTTGCATCCGACGTGCGGAGCTGCCGGAGCAGGAGGTCTCTCGCGTCGTCGGCCAAGCCTGTGAGGGCGGCGGCGAAAGGGCACTCTCAGCTCGGCGTCATACTCCTCGACCAGGGCCTGTTCACCGTGTACAAGCGCCTCTTCGTGCTCTGCGTCGCGCTCAACGCGGCGGGGCTCGCTACCGCGGCCACCGGCCACTTCCCTTACGCCAAGCGTCACGCCGCCCTCTTCGCCATGGGGAACATACTGGCGCTAACGCTGTGCCGCTCTGAAGCGGTACTGCGGGGAGTCTTCTGGCTCGCGGTCGCTCTTCTCGGGCGGCCATGGGTGCCTGTCGTCATCAAGACAGGCGTCACGGCGATCCTCCAGTCCGTCGGCGGCGTCCACAGCGGCTGCGGCGTGTCTTCGCTGGCGTGGCTAGTGTACGCGCTCGTGCAGGCGCTCGAGGATCGCCCCGTGACTCCCCGCGAGATCGTGGGCGTCGCGTCCGCTATACTCGCGCTCCTGGCGCTCTCGTGCATGGCGGCGTTCCCGCTCGTTCGCCACCTCCACCACAACGTGTTCGAGCGCACGCACCGATTCGCCGGCTGGGTCGCGCTCGCGCTCCTCTGGGCCTTCGTCGTGCTCTCAGCCGGCTACGACCCGACGAACAGATCTTATTCTGGTCTCAGCTTTGCCTCCCTCGCTAAGCGCCAGGAGCTATGGCTCGCGGCCGTCATCACCTTCTTCACCTTCCTCCCGTGGCTCACCGTGCGCCGTGTACCGGTCACGgtcaccgcgccgtctacccatgCATCCATCATAACCTTTCAGGGCGGCGTCAAGGCCGGCCTTCTCGGCCGCATCAGCCGCTCTCCGCTCTCCGAGTGGCACGCCTTCGGCATCATCTCCGACGATGGGGAGGCACATGCCATGCTCGCTGGCGCTGTCGGCGACTTCACCCGAGGCCTCGTCTCGGACCCGCCCAGCCACCTGTGGGTGCGTCGAGTCCACTTCGCCGGCCTGCCCTACCTCATCAGCATGTACCGGAGAGTAACAATGGTCGCCACGGGCTCCGGCATATGCGTGTTCATGTCGTTCCTGCTGCAGCCAAGCTCGGCGGAGGTATCCCTTGTGTGGGTGGCCAAGGAGATCGACGCCAACTACGGCGAGGGGATGAGTGCCATGGTAATGAGCAACAAGATCCTTGGAGGGCGTGTGGTCGTGCATGACACGGCGACCATGGGGCGGCCGAACGTGGCGGAGCTAGCCGTTGGCGCGGCGCGACGGTGGAACGCGGAGGTGGTGATAGTGACCAGCAACCCTGAGGGTAGCAGGGACGTCGTGAGCGGGTGCAAGAAGGCCGGCATCTCGGCGTTTGGTCCTATCTGGGATTCTTGA